From Pieris rapae chromosome 3, ilPieRapa1.1, whole genome shotgun sequence, a single genomic window includes:
- the LOC110993303 gene encoding glutamate receptor ionotropic, kainate 2 has product MRGAKAVFLILFFGHLSALPDTIRIGGLFHPEDDKQEVAFRYAVERVNADRAVLPRAKLLAQVETISPQDSFHASKRVCHLLRSGVAAIFGPQSAPAAAHVQSICDTMELPHLETRWDYRTRRESCLVNLYPHPAALSRAYVDLVRAWGWKSFTIVYENSDGLVRLQELLKAHGPSELPVAVRQLPDSHDYRPLLKQIKNSAESHIVLDCATERIRDVLQQAQQIGMMSDYHSYLITSLDLHSVDLEEFKYGGTNITALRLLDPERAEVQRVVRDWVYDEARKGRKLQLGHTSAKENMTFIKTETALMYDAVHLFAKALHDLDTSQQIDVRPLSCEAEDTWPHGYSLINYMKIVEMKGLTGVIKFDHQGFRSDFTLDIIELTRDGLQKAGIWNSSEGVNYTRSYGDNQKQIVEILQNKTLIVTTILSAPYCMRKEASEKLTGNAQFEGYAIDLIHEISKVLGFNYTFKLAPDGRYGSYNRESKEWDGMIRELLEQRADLAIADLTITYDREQVVDFTMPFMNLGISVLYRKPIKQPPNLFSFLSPLSLDVWIYMATAYLGVSVLLFILARFTPYEWHQSRTADGEKMENIFSLANCLWFAIGSLMQQSCDFLPKAVSTRMVAGMWWFFTLIMISSYTANLAAFLTVERMDSPIESAEDLAKQTKIKYGALKGGSTAAFFRDSNFSTYQRMWSFMESARPSVFTTSNKEGEERVMRGKGAYAYLMESTTIEYVVERNCDLTQVGGMLDSKGYGIAMPPNSPYRTAISGAVLKLQEEGKLHILKTKWWKEKRGGGSCRDETSKSSSTANELGLANVGGVFVVLMGGMGVACVIAVCEFVWKSRKVAVDERKEEASLCSEMASELRSALKCPSGGSGGGSGPREGADSPYLHYGFSTKSQLH; this is encoded by the exons atGAGAGGGGCGAAGGCGGTTTttctcattttgtttttcggcCATCTCTCCGCCTTACCCGATACAATTCGAATTG GCGGCCTATTCCACCCCGAGGATGACAAGCAAGAGGTTGCGTTCCGTTACGCAGTGGAGAGGGTTAACGCGGACCGTGCAGTGTTGCCACGAGCGAAATTACTCGCGCAAGTAGAAACTATATCGCCTCAGGACAGCTTCCACGCTTCTAAAAGAG TATGTCATCTACTTCGGAGTGGCGTGGCAGCTATATTTGGGCCGCAATCGGCACCTGCAGCCGCCCATGTTCAGTCCATATGTGACACAATGGAACTGCCCCATTTGGAGACCAGATGGGATTATCGTACAAGGCGGGAGTCCTGTCTAGTTAACTTATATCCTCACCCAGCGGCGCTTAGCCGG gcaTACGTAGATCTAGTTCGAGCTTGGGGATGGAAGTCATTTACAATAGTTTACGAGAATAGCGACGGTCTGGTCCGACTTCAAGAGTTACTGAAAGCCCATGGGCCGTCTGAATTGCCTGTTGCGGTCAGACAACTGCCCGATTCTCACGACTACAG gccACTACTCAAGCAAATAAAGAATTCCGCTGAGTCACATATAGTGCTAGATTGTGCTACGGAGAGGATAAGGGATGTATTACAACAGGCACAGCAGATTGGAATGATGTCTGACTACCACAGTTACCTCATAACATCTTTA GATCTTCATAGTGTAGATCTAGAGGAATTCAAATATGGCGGCACTAATATTACTGCACTGAGATTGCTTGATCCAGAGAGAGCTGAAGTACAAAGAGTAGTCAGGGACTGGGTTTATGACGAAGCGAGAAAGGGAAGAAAATTACAACTGGGACACACCTCAGCTAAG GAAAACATGACTTTTATTAAG ACAGAGACGGCACTGATGTACGACGCTGTCCATTTATTCGCGAAAGCCCTTCACGACCTTGACACGTCCCAGCAAATCGACGTCCGCCCGCTGTCGTGTGAGGCGGAAGATACGTGGCCTCATGGATACAGTCTTATAAACTATATGAAgata GTGGAAATGAAAGGTTTAACGGGAGTTATAAAGTTCGACCATCAAGGCTTTCGTAGCGACTTTACCCTTGACATAATAGAGCTGACACGGGACGGCCTACAAAAGGCTGGAATATGGAACTCATCCGAAGGTGTAAACTATACGAGGTCTTACGGCGATAACCAAAAGCAAATAGTGGAAATTTTACAGAACAAAACGCTTATTGTTACAACAATTCTG AGTGCACCATATTGCATGAGAAAGGAGGCAAGCGAAAAATTAACTGGCAACGCGCAATTTGAGGGATACGCTATCGATTTAATTCACGAGATATCAAAAGTTCTCGGCTTCAATTACACATTCAAGCTAGCCCCTGACGGTCGGTACGGGTCATATAACCGGGAGAGCAAGGAATGGGACGGGATGATACGGGAATTGTTGGAACAAAGGGCCGATTTAGCGATAGCCGACCTCACTATTACTTACGACAG GGAACAAGTCGTAGACTTCACGATGCCATTTATGAATCTCGGAATATCAGTACTCTACCGCAAGCCGATAAAACAACCACCAAATCTATTTTCCTTCCTCTCGCCATTATCACTAGATGTCTGGATATATATGGCTACCGCCTACCTAGGAGTCTCTGTTCTACTATTTATACTTGCAAG GTTTACTCCGTACGAATGGCACCAATCACGCACTGCAGACGGCGAAAAAATGGAGAACATATTTTCACTAGCAAATTGTTTATGGTTTGCCATCGGATCACTTATGCAACAGAGCTGTGACTTTTTGCCCAA AGCTGTCTCAACCAGGATGGTAGCAGGGATGTGGTGGTTCTTTACATTGATTATGATCTCTTCATACACCGCAAATCTGGCTGCCTTTCTAACAGTGGAGAGGATGGACTCCCCAATCGAAAGTGCTGAAGACTTGGCAAAGCAAACCAAGATCAAGTATGGAGCTCTGAAAGGAGGTTCCACTGCAGCTTTCTTTAGA GACTCAAACTTCTCAACGTACCAAAGAATGTGGTCTTTCATGGAATCAGCTCGACCATCAGTATTCACAACCAGTAATAAAGAAGGGGAGGAAAGAGTGATGAGGGGTAAGGGAGCGTATGCATACCTCATGGAATCGACGACAATTGAATACGTTGTGGAAAGGAATTGCGACTTGACGCAAGTTGGTGGGATGCTGGACTCCAAAGGATATGGAATAGCTATGCCACCAA ATTCACCATACCGTACCGCTATAAGTGGCGCTGTTTTAAAACTGCAAGAAGAAGGGAAACTGCACATATTGAAGACAAAGTGGTGGAAAGAGAAGCGTGGAGGCGGTTCATGTCGA GATGAGACATCTAAATCTTCGTCAACGGCGAATGAGCTGGGTTTGGCAAATGTGGGAGGAGTGTTCGTAGTGCTCATGGGCGGTATGGGTGTGGCCTGTGTTATAGCCGTTTGTGAGTTCGTCTGGAAATCCCGAAAAGTAGCTGTTGATGAAAGA AAGGAGGAG GCATCGCTTTGTTCGGAGATGGCATCTGAGTTGCGATCCGCTCTGAAGTGTCCTAGTGGCGGAAGTGGAGGGGGCAGTGGACCTCGTGAGGGAGCAGATTCTCCCTATTTGCACTACGGATTCAGTACCAAGAGCCAACTACACTAG